The genomic stretch CCCCAACCCCAGCCGCCTGGTGCGGGGTCTGGCGCTCCGGGTGCACGGTAGCAGTAGACGCCAAAGAGGCGGCGCGTGGCGTCGGGGAAGCCCAGGCTGCGCACGCCCGGCCGGCGGCCGCCGCAGCGCGCGCGCGGGTTCACGATGGGGTAGCGCGCGCTCCCGTCGGCCAGCCAGCCCGCGGTGCAGCGGTCCAGCAGCTGCAGTTTCCACGCGGCGAACAGCTGTCCCACCTTGGCCACGGCCGCGCCGCGCGCCGCGCACGCGCGCGCTGCTCCCGAGAAGGGTACAGGCCGCAGCGGCTTCAGGAAGAACACACGTCCTGCGGTGGAGTGGGGGAGAGTGGTTAAGGCCACTCCCGGGATCTGGCCTCCTAGGGTTTCAGgatgctccccaccccctacgTGCCTGCAACCCAGGACCCCAGCCACAGGATTCAGGAACACCCCTTCCCCTGCATTCCTGGACCCCATTGGTTAGGGCAATGTTGATGCCAAGCGATGCTTGATTGCTGCGCCAGGGTAGTCCTAGGGGTGGGATATCCTGGCCTGGACCCAGGAGGGCCGGTGTGGATAGGAAGGGCGAAGGAGAGGAAACAGACGGTGGGAAAGATACAGGGAGGGGCGGGAGAGGCCCCCCTGAGGGCGGGGCTTCTTTCGTAGGGGCCAGACCTACGCACCCGGGAGGTTGGATGTAAAGCAGAAGGCGTCGTAGCGTTCCTCGGCGTTATGACGGTAGCCGTAGTTGCGCACGCCCCCGGAGGCAGCACCGCCGCCCGTCCCGGAGCTCCCGGCTCCGCCCAGGCCGCCGCAGGGCTCCCGGGGCTGGCTCACCGGGTACTGCACCGAGCCGTCGCGCAGCCAGCCTGCGTTGCACCAGTCCAGGCCGTCGCGCCAGGCCGCGTGCAGCTGCTCTGCGGATGCCAGGATGCCGTCCTGCTCAGCGCAGGCGCGCTGCGCCTCAATGAAGGTCAGCTTGTAACGGCCTCCACGGGGGTGGTAAGGGAAGACAACGCCTGGGAGGACGCATACGGTTCAGCTTGGGAATCTCAACACTCTCCTACCCACCCGACTTGTGGGGTGCTGCGTGACTCTTCAGCCTAGACCTTCCACTCCATCCCTCCACTCTGGCCTCAGACCTGAGGACACCCTTGCCAAGCCCACACTCCTAATGGTTCCCTTTGCCTTAAGTTTGGGGTTCACTTGACCCTCCCTCTTAAGATACTTAATCACGTCCACCCCCTTTACACCGCTGGAGACTTTTGCTtatgttctttccacttttttccaCCTGCTGAACTCCTATTCGTCCTTCAAAACCCAGCTGCCGCCACCCTCCTCCCTTCAGTCATTAGTGCTCCTGACATTCTCTCGGCACTGGGAGCTTCCCTCTGGTCAAGCCCTGAGCCCATGAAGCTGGGGATATCTGTGTCCCGTGCTGACTCCCCTGCAGGGAGCCCCTGGAAGTATGACACTTGGCAAAGCATCTTTGATCCCCAGCATTGTCCAGGGCAGTTTCCACTGATTTCTCTTCCACCTTCAGTTCTTCTAACTTGTCCTTCACTGAACCCACAGTCAGCTCAGCTCAGCAGCATTCTGTGGTGTGTGTTTGAGGGACAGACCTTGGAGGTGCCGATGCATCTCTCAGCAGATGAAGGGAGGAACAAACAGGGGTCAGAGAGAAGGCCTGGACCCTGACAGATGGAGGCTTGAGTCCTGGCTCTATCGCTCATTTGCATGTGTCCTGGGCAAGGCTCTAACCTGAGTCAGCTGCCCATCTGCTGGTAATAGGATCTCCCTCAGAGTTTGGGGGAAAATTAAACAAGAGATTCCAGAGAGCTCTTCAAGCTCATGGCACATAGGGCTTCCAATAAAGGAGAGCTGctgctattattgttatttgcTATTGTTGGGAGGTTCAGCAAGTGAGGGCTCTGAAATTTCTCCTAGAATCTTCCTGGGTAGACTGAGGAAGCAGAACCAGGTGGGAGGGAATTCTTCAGATAGACCGCCCACCTCGCAACTCCACAGTCAGCCAATCAGAACATCCCATCTCTCAGCCACGGTAATTGGCTCATGGATGGACACATGACTCAAGCTGGGCCAATGAGGGACAACTCTGGGACTCTATCTAGCCCTGTTAGGAAATTAATTGCTGAGCTGAAAACCTGCCTGAGGAAAGCCCACTCAGGGAAACAGGTGAGGAAGGGATTCCTGACATGGTGTGAGTGGATCTCCCTGGATCTAACTGTGCCTGGATCCTACCCCAGGATTTCCCAAAGTCCTTACTATTGACACTTTAGATGGGATCATCCTTTgcaaggggggcggggggaagggaagggggttgaccgtcctgtgcattgtagggtgtGTTggagcatccctggcctctacccactagctGCCATCAGCAGCCCCTTTCTAGACATTGCCAATGTGTCTGGGGAGCTAATTCACCCCAGATCAGAATGATTACCCTACCCCTAAATTCCTTTAGGTCAACTTGATTTGGTTCCTATCCTTTGCActatctcccactctctttccttAGAAACATGGTTCATCCTGTCCATGGGCTGGTTACCTTCGAGATCCAGCTTGACCATGCCAGTGTCATCTTCCAGCTCATTGGTGACCTCGCATTCATAGCGCCCATAATCCTGCAGCGTAACGTTTCGGAGAACCAAGGAGGCATCCCCAGGCCCATCACCCTGCAGCTCCGCACGCCCGCGGTAGCTGCCAAATGCTCTGTGCTGGGGGCCGAGCGCCACGAAGACATCGGCAAACGCCAGTGGGTCCACCACCTTGGTCCACTTGAGGCGGACGCCGTCGTGGTCGTGGGCGGCTGCCTCATAGTGGTAGCGGCAGGGCAAGACAATGGTGCCACCCCTGTGACTGACCACCTGCCCAGGCGCCGTCTGCACCACCACGGAGCCCGACTCACCCTCTGTGGGAGAGTCAAGCAGAGTTCAGAAGTGGTCCTAGGCAGCGGGGTGGGGAACCTGGGGAAGGGGATCCCAGGGAAGTGTTATGGGAAAAAGACCTGGGTGGAGGTCAGGAGATCCGAAGGTTAAAGGAGTTCAGGGAAGGGAACTGGAACTCAGAGGggtaggggcggggggggggggggggggggattcccGCCATCAGGAACAGCTCAATGCCCTACCCCCTACATCCTCCCTGCACCCAGGCAATCACATTTGGCCATGGCTCCCGTGGGGCAAGACCCGCTTCTGCTGTCCAGACTCACCGAGCACGTGCACGACCTTCTTCCGGCCGCGCTGCGCCCCTGCGGGGGCCGTAAGCAGCAGGACTCCCCAGGCCGCGGCCCAGAGCGCGCCGGGACCGAGGGCCGCCCGAGCACACACCTGGGGGCATACGGCACTCAGTCCAGCCTCCTGGACTTTGCCTGTCGGAGGATTAGCCCCCGACCTTCCTTCCCCACGGCGAGGAATTCTCACATGCCCAGGTCCCCACCTCGGCCAGGGTCCCAGAGGAATCTTCCGGGGAGAAGGCTGGCAGaccctcccagcctccaccccctAACCCGCGCACTCTCCCGGTACCTGACACTCTAGCTCCCACGCAAAGCGCACGCCCCTGGGCTCACCTGCCCTTAGTCCAGCGCAGGCCACCCGCCAGATCCCCTTCACCCCAACACGGGTGGCTCGGAGCTCCGCCCCCTTCTCTGGCCGGCCCAGGCCAGgattgggagggaggggggaggagctgGAGCAGCGGCAGCGGCAAGGTTATCCGTGCGCCAGGAGACTGCAGCAAAGCggcaggggtgtgggggcggcgggggagggggtgcgaGGGGCAGAGgacgagagagggagaggctAAGAGGGCGAGGACAAGAACACGAGACAGAGAAAAGCGGGGGGAGAtggagatagagaaggagaggcagaggagagaccgcgagagggaaagagacacagaagctaaggaaagatggagagacagagactgaaggggagagaggaaagggagcaaggggagaaaagagaagggggaCGCGGAGGTAGGGACTCAGAGTAAAAGGGACCAGGGACGAGGAAGacaaaaagagggagggaaaagtagggagaggagagggataCAAAAGAGGCAGAGTTCAAGGAACAGAGATACAAGAGGGTGAGAGACGGAGGGGACGGGAGAGGTGGAGCggggagacagagactgagaggaGAAACACTGAGGGGCGTAGATTCAGACACAGAGCGAGACAGATTCCCAGAGAGGGGCCTACCGGGACCCGCGCCCGTGGCCCCACTCACCATCTTGCCCGTGCGGCCCCCGCCGAGCGGCCCCTACGCGCCGGGACTGCGCTCCCCGAACACCCAGGAAGGACTGGGCAAGTCCCTTCAGGCGGCGCAATCCCGGCGTCTGCCtgcaaggggaggagggaggcggaCGCGGGAGCGGGGAGGAGCTTTAAAGGGGACGCAGCGACACGCGCTCCGGGAGGAAACCAGGGGCGCAAGCCGAGGAAGGACCGCGCTGGACAGTGAGTTCAGGTCCACGTCGCCGATCCTGCTGGCTGGTCTTGGGCAGGCAGAGGaaactctgggcctcagtttaacTATCTCTAAAATGGAGGAGGGGGGCCTGATGGAGTCTTCCATGCAGGATGCCCAAGGTGAGCCGGGAGGGCCCAGTAACCTGCGAAAGGGGCTTGGCCTGCAggcttcagttttcccatttgtcaCTTGGCGGCCATCGCAGTGTCCTGGGCACCAAAAGGTTCTCACTCTGCGGAGTGGGGGTCCCACACGACAGTCACACACTCTGCAGAGGGAACTTGCAGCAACAGGTTCAaatctgcctctgcctctcacctgctgtAGGACCTTGGAAGAGAGGCTTggtgtctctgagcctcagtttcctcccaccTCTGGGAAACAGAGTGCTGGGTGGTTCTTTGGTGAAGATCCAATGGCTAGGAACACAATAGGTGCCTAAGAAATGTTGGTAGGGGCAGGGAACAGGGGAGTCTGATCAAGCCCGACCCACTCTGGGCCTGAGTCACCCCCAGAA from Prionailurus viverrinus isolate Anna chromosome A2, UM_Priviv_1.0, whole genome shotgun sequence encodes the following:
- the HAPLN4 gene encoding hyaluronan and proteoglycan link protein 4 yields the protein MVCARAALGPGALWAAAWGVLLLTAPAGAQRGRKKVVHVLEGESGSVVVQTAPGQVVSHRGGTIVLPCRYHYEAAAHDHDGVRLKWTKVVDPLAFADVFVALGPQHRAFGSYRGRAELQGDGPGDASLVLRNVTLQDYGRYECEVTNELEDDTGMVKLDLEGVVFPYHPRGGRYKLTFIEAQRACAEQDGILASAEQLHAAWRDGLDWCNAGWLRDGSVQYPVSQPREPCGGLGGAGSSGTGGGAASGGVRNYGYRHNAEERYDAFCFTSNLPGRVFFLKPLRPVPFSGAARACAARGAAVAKVGQLFAAWKLQLLDRCTAGWLADGSARYPIVNPRARCGGRRPGVRSLGFPDATRRLFGVYCYRAPGAPDPAPGGWGWGWAGGGGWAGGARDPAAWTPLRV